A single window of Triplophysa dalaica isolate WHDGS20190420 chromosome 14, ASM1584641v1, whole genome shotgun sequence DNA harbors:
- the plekha7a gene encoding pleckstrin homology domain-containing family A member 7 isoform X4: MGNCCGCERDSGQDTVLVRQKFAWPMMDRAIFGIDSHNQRTTTFIHPVTGQISSENTEFTLLDQTGRHMVKQPQTDARPSSTISEASTTVTSSTVDTNSGSKGSRSSGKVHSFGKRDHSIKRNPSVPVVVRGWLYKQDSSGMRLWKRKWFVLADFCLFYYKDSREESVLGSIPLPSYTISPVGTEDHISRKYAFKATHTGMRSYIYQRSSLIGSQAEHTGMRTYYFSADTQEDMNSWVRAMNQAALMQAQTVKREALDHTDQTDVSAKLGQRAVPQTNHINSYVIPEPEVIQSDVLPEVKPDTFVGEVESQVGPREMEQLRSKSPASKVGEVESQIPSRAPSRAVSTTPVILRNGTPLERNGTGGYQRGPTPSSQSPVKVQRNCTLEKVENWVKVQKDERRGGVFTDGTIPRRTPPVHPKYGTIEKYQSLPKTPQHSPPTTHRQFPSEYKYSHDRLNHLQRPVTHENTVWQLYEWQQRQQFRHGSPTAPIYTPAPDYSTAVSSTRLNSDVSRSVSVPPTLADIPPPGPPGVRMLSPRRPHTPAGRVTVKPLDDRPAVEVPPWNLPHRARSYKSATMERRSVPPSGYITHTISAPSLHGKTPEELTLLLIQLRRHQAMMAGVRNNALTHLQQLSREKADDTYMHLKKDLEYLDLKVSGNESLKARPTKPVKVAESDVDVTLSRLCEQNKILQEFELRLSGLKEDKDKLESVLDVSHQQMEKYRDQPAHSEKIAYQQRLLQEDLVHIRADMSRVATEMERAWEEYSRMEQSVEQLRNVLQAEMNTCPSPQEKTQLRKELWGIEDVISGLSSTKETFKITLDSVKNPERKLVPSITESTVPSRCITPAADEVRSPQRSLASSPLSLPPDYEFTLQHTVPKLEDDYAPPRPPLPLLYDEDTPPVVPPLPKETSVIRHTSVRGLKRQSDVRKRDRESNYSYVNGDCRGELRSYLSEPELPWIVHGSDQVDQGYLTLQRRGLSGSSSRINQSSNLTSCSVRRGDSAFPTMERPKSALERLCSGESQPDDHLPQRARMSVEEQLERMKRHQRALVRERKRNLSQGERQSIGSRASGRPVGSDPGSGWEKDIYLQRIKHTVQRQEKQRPASDGWLMVRARPMKDDELEPVDYEFDIIRELSTPQKVPIPKRLMDMDLDEDLSQEEKEARSRNVAKIKSLLARSSVKSVDGEQVDFSDLDHALQQQERIMSVPLALASEASIKRKQVTAKAVSGN; the protein is encoded by the exons GGTTCCAGGTCCAGTGGAAAGGTCCATAGCTTTGGCAAACGGGACCATTCCATAAAGAGGAATCCCAGCGTTCCTGTTGTTGTAAGAGGATGGCTCTACAAACAG GACAGCTCTGGGATGCGACTGTGGAAGAGGAAATGGTTCGTTCTGGCAGATTTTTGCCTCTTCTACTACAAAG ACAGTCGTGAAGAGTCAGTGTTGGGGAGCATCCCTCTACCCAGTTATACCATCTCTCCTGTGGGAACTGAAGATCACATCAGCCGCAAATATGCCTTTAAG GCGACACACACAGGGATGCGCTCGTACATTTACCAACGCAGTTCTTTGATTGGCTCGCAGGCGGAGCACACTGGGATGAGGACCTACTATTTCAGTGCAGACACGCAGGAGGACATGAACAGCTGGGTCAGGGCTATGAACCAGGCTGCCCTGATGCAAGCACAGACAGTGAAGAG AGAGGCGTTGGATCATACAGATCAAACGGACGTTTCTGCCAAACTCGGTCAGAGGGCTGTTCCTCAGACCAATCACATCAACAGCTACGTGATCCCTGAACCTGAGGTCATCCAGAGCGACGTGCTGCCTGAGGTGAAGCCAGACACATTTGTGGGAGAGGTGGAGAGTCAGGTTGGCCCAAGAGAGATGGAGCAGTTGAGGTCTAAATCTCCAGCGAGCAAGGTAGGAGAGGTGGAATCCCAAATTCCTTCTCGTGCTCCGTCCAGGGCCGTCTCCACCACACCGGTCATACTGAGGAATGGAACGCCATTGGAACGGAACGGTACGGGAGGGTATCAGAGAGGGCCCACACCTTCTTCTCAATCTCCAGTAAAGGTACAGAGGAATTGCACTCTGGAGAAGGTGGAAAACTGGGTCAAAGTTCAGAAAGATGAGCGCAGGGG GGGTGTTTTTACCGATGGAACAATCCCACGCCGGACACCTCCCGTTCATCCAAAGTACGGCACAATAGAGAAGTACCAGTCTTTACCCAAAACCCCACAGCACAGCCCCCCCACAACCCACCGGCAGTTCCCCAGCGAATACAAATATTCCCACGACCGGCTTAACCACTTACAGCGGCCCGTGACGCATGAAAACACAGTTTGGCAACTCTACGAGTGGCAACAGCGCCAGCAGTTTCGCCACGGCAGCCCCACAGCCCCCATATACACTCCAGCTCCGGACTATTCCACCGCCGTGTCCTCCACCAGACTCAATTCAGACgtctctcgctctgtctctgTGCCCCCCACCCTGGCGGATATCCCTCCACCTGGACCTCCAGGGGTCCGGATGCTGTCCCCCCGCAGACCCCACACGCCCGCGGGACGTGTTACAGTCAAACCTCTGGACGACAGGCCGGCTGTGGAAGTGCCACCATGGAACTTACCTCACCGAGCACGCTCTTATAAG TCGGCAACAATGGAGAGACGATCAGTTCCACCGTCCGgctacatcacacacacaatcagtGCACCCAGCCTTCATGGAAAAACA CCGGAGGAGCTCACCCTTCTCCTCATCCAGTTGAGGAGACACCAGGCCATGATGGCGGGTGTGCGCAACAATGCGCTGACCCACCTCCAGCAGTTGTCTCGGGAGAAG GCAGATGACACATACATGCATTTGAAGAAGGACCTTGAATATTTAGATCTGAAG GTGAGCGGAAATGAGAGTCTGAAAGCACGGCCGACTAAACCGGTGAAGGTGGCGGAAAGTGATGTGGAT GTGACATTGAGTCGACTGTGTGAACAGAATAAAATCCTGCAGGAGTTTGAGCTCAGACTCAGCGGACTGAAGGAAGATAAG GATAAGCTGGAGTCTGTTCTGGATGTGTCTCACCAGCAGATGGAGAAGTACCGGGACCAGCCAGCTCATTCCGAGAAGATCGCCTACCAACAGCGCCTCCTTCAGGAGGACCTGGTCCACATTCGAGCAGACATGTCTAGAGTAGCGACG GAGATGGAGAGAGCATGGGAGGAGTACAGCAGAATGGAGCAGTCAGTGGAACAGCTGAGGAACGTTTTACAGGCTGAGATGAATACATGTCCTTCACCTCAG gAGAAGACTCAGTTGAGAAAGGAGCTCTGGGGAATAGAGGATGTGATCTCTGGACTCAGTTCCACCAAAGAAACCTTCAAAATCACTTTAGACTCTGTAAAAAACCCAG AGAGAAAACTTGTGCCTTCAATAACAGAATCGACAGTGCCTTCTCGGTGCATTACCCCAGCAGCAGATGAGGTGCGCTCACCCCAGCGCAGTCTTGCCTCCAGTCCATTATCACTGCCCCCGGACTATGAGTTTACCCTGCAGCATACAGTGCCAAAACTG GAAGATGATTATGCTCCACCCCGACCACCTTTGCCCCTTCTCTATGATGAGGACACACCCCCGGTTGTCCCTCCCCTTCCTAAAGAAACGTCAGTCATCCGACACACTTCAGTACGTGGCCTCAAGCGTCAGTCTGATGTGAGGAAACGTGACCGTGAAAGCAACTACAGCTACGTGAACGGAGATTGCAGG GGGGAGCTGAGATCCTACCTAAGTGAACCAGAGCTCCCTTGGATTGTTCATGGATCAGATCAAGTGGACCAAGGCTACCTGACTCTTCAAAGAAGAG GTTTGTCAGGCTCCTCCTCCAGAATAAATCAATCCAGCAATTTGACTTCCTGTTCAGTAAGAAGAGGAGATTCAGCGTTTCCCACAATG GAAAGACCAAAGAGTGCCTTGGAGCGTCTGTGTTCAGGTGAATCTCAGCCTGATGATCACCTGCCACAGAGAGCGAGGATGAGCGTGGAAGAGCAGCTGGAGAGGATGAAGAGGCACCAGAGAGCTTTAGTGCGCGAACGCAAACGTAACTTGAGTCAGGGCGAGCGACAGTCCATCGGCTCCCGCGCCTCCGGACGGCCCGTCGGCTCTGACCCAGGATCA GGCTGGgagaaagacatttatttgCAGCGAATAAAACACACAGTGCAGAGGCAGGAGAAACAGCGGCCAGCATCAGATGGATGGCTGATGGTTCGAGCCAGGCCAATGAAAGATGATGAATTGGAACCTGTGGATTATGAGTTTGACATTATCAGAGAG CTCTCTACACCACAGAAAGTGCCCATCCCAAAGAGACTTATGGACATGGATCTGGATGAAGACCTGAGTCAAGAGGAGAAAGAGGCTCGTTCTCGAAACGTAGCAAAGATAAAAAGTCTATTGGCTAGGTCGAG TGTGAAGTCGGTAGATGGAGAGCAAGTAGATTTCAGTGATCTGGATCATGCGCTTCAACAGCAGGAGAGGATCATGAGTGTACCTCTGGCTTTGGCCTCAGAGGCCTCCATCAAGAGGAAACAGGTTACGG CCAAAGCCGTGTCTGGGAACTGA
- the plekha7a gene encoding pleckstrin homology domain-containing family A member 7 isoform X5 — MGSQSEYSNHYQSQPAHPFYHAPNSHNQRTTTFIHPVTGQISSENTEFTLLDQTGRHMVKQPQTDARPSSTISEASTTVTSSTVDTNSGSKGSRSSGKVHSFGKRDHSIKRNPSVPVVVRGWLYKQDSSGMRLWKRKWFVLADFCLFYYKDSREESVLGSIPLPSYTISPVGTEDHISRKYAFKATHTGMRSYIYQRSSLIGSQAEHTGMRTYYFSADTQEDMNSWVRAMNQAALMQAQTVKREALDHTDQTDVSAKLGQRAVPQTNHINSYVIPEPEVIQSDVLPEVKPDTFVGEVESQVGPREMEQLRSKSPASKVGEVESQIPSRAPSRAVSTTPVILRNGTPLERNGTGGYQRGPTPSSQSPVKVQRNCTLEKVENWVKVQKDERRGGVFTDGTIPRRTPPVHPKYGTIEKYQSLPKTPQHSPPTTHRQFPSEYKYSHDRLNHLQRPVTHENTVWQLYEWQQRQQFRHGSPTAPIYTPAPDYSTAVSSTRLNSDVSRSVSVPPTLADIPPPGPPGVRMLSPRRPHTPAGRVTVKPLDDRPAVEVPPWNLPHRARSYKSATMERRSVPPSGYITHTISAPSLHGKTPEELTLLLIQLRRHQAMMAGVRNNALTHLQQLSREKADDTYMHLKKDLEYLDLKVSGNESLKARPTKPVKVAESDVDVTLSRLCEQNKILQEFELRLSGLKEDKDKLESVLDVSHQQMEKYRDQPAHSEKIAYQQRLLQEDLVHIRADMSRVATEMERAWEEYSRMEQSVEQLRNVLQAEMNTCPSPQEKTQLRKELWGIEDVISGLSSTKETFKITLDSVKNPERKLVPSITESTVPSRCITPAADEVRSPQRSLASSPLSLPPDYEFTLQHTVPKLEDDYAPPRPPLPLLYDEDTPPVVPPLPKETSVIRHTSVRGLKRQSDVRKRDRESNYSYVNGDCRGELRSYLSEPELPWIVHGSDQVDQGYLTLQRRGLSGSSSRINQSSNLTSCSVRRGDSAFPTMERPKSALERLCSGESQPDDHLPQRARMSVEEQLERMKRHQRALVRERKRNLSQGERQSIGSRASGRPVGSDPGSGWEKDIYLQRIKHTVQRQEKQRPASDGWLMVRARPMKDDELEPVDYEFDIIRELSTPQKVPIPKRLMDMDLDEDLSQEEKEARSRNVAKIKSLLARSSVKSVDGEQVDFSDLDHALQQQERIMSVPLALASEASIKRKQVTAKAVSGN, encoded by the exons GGTTCCAGGTCCAGTGGAAAGGTCCATAGCTTTGGCAAACGGGACCATTCCATAAAGAGGAATCCCAGCGTTCCTGTTGTTGTAAGAGGATGGCTCTACAAACAG GACAGCTCTGGGATGCGACTGTGGAAGAGGAAATGGTTCGTTCTGGCAGATTTTTGCCTCTTCTACTACAAAG ACAGTCGTGAAGAGTCAGTGTTGGGGAGCATCCCTCTACCCAGTTATACCATCTCTCCTGTGGGAACTGAAGATCACATCAGCCGCAAATATGCCTTTAAG GCGACACACACAGGGATGCGCTCGTACATTTACCAACGCAGTTCTTTGATTGGCTCGCAGGCGGAGCACACTGGGATGAGGACCTACTATTTCAGTGCAGACACGCAGGAGGACATGAACAGCTGGGTCAGGGCTATGAACCAGGCTGCCCTGATGCAAGCACAGACAGTGAAGAG AGAGGCGTTGGATCATACAGATCAAACGGACGTTTCTGCCAAACTCGGTCAGAGGGCTGTTCCTCAGACCAATCACATCAACAGCTACGTGATCCCTGAACCTGAGGTCATCCAGAGCGACGTGCTGCCTGAGGTGAAGCCAGACACATTTGTGGGAGAGGTGGAGAGTCAGGTTGGCCCAAGAGAGATGGAGCAGTTGAGGTCTAAATCTCCAGCGAGCAAGGTAGGAGAGGTGGAATCCCAAATTCCTTCTCGTGCTCCGTCCAGGGCCGTCTCCACCACACCGGTCATACTGAGGAATGGAACGCCATTGGAACGGAACGGTACGGGAGGGTATCAGAGAGGGCCCACACCTTCTTCTCAATCTCCAGTAAAGGTACAGAGGAATTGCACTCTGGAGAAGGTGGAAAACTGGGTCAAAGTTCAGAAAGATGAGCGCAGGGG GGGTGTTTTTACCGATGGAACAATCCCACGCCGGACACCTCCCGTTCATCCAAAGTACGGCACAATAGAGAAGTACCAGTCTTTACCCAAAACCCCACAGCACAGCCCCCCCACAACCCACCGGCAGTTCCCCAGCGAATACAAATATTCCCACGACCGGCTTAACCACTTACAGCGGCCCGTGACGCATGAAAACACAGTTTGGCAACTCTACGAGTGGCAACAGCGCCAGCAGTTTCGCCACGGCAGCCCCACAGCCCCCATATACACTCCAGCTCCGGACTATTCCACCGCCGTGTCCTCCACCAGACTCAATTCAGACgtctctcgctctgtctctgTGCCCCCCACCCTGGCGGATATCCCTCCACCTGGACCTCCAGGGGTCCGGATGCTGTCCCCCCGCAGACCCCACACGCCCGCGGGACGTGTTACAGTCAAACCTCTGGACGACAGGCCGGCTGTGGAAGTGCCACCATGGAACTTACCTCACCGAGCACGCTCTTATAAG TCGGCAACAATGGAGAGACGATCAGTTCCACCGTCCGgctacatcacacacacaatcagtGCACCCAGCCTTCATGGAAAAACA CCGGAGGAGCTCACCCTTCTCCTCATCCAGTTGAGGAGACACCAGGCCATGATGGCGGGTGTGCGCAACAATGCGCTGACCCACCTCCAGCAGTTGTCTCGGGAGAAG GCAGATGACACATACATGCATTTGAAGAAGGACCTTGAATATTTAGATCTGAAG GTGAGCGGAAATGAGAGTCTGAAAGCACGGCCGACTAAACCGGTGAAGGTGGCGGAAAGTGATGTGGAT GTGACATTGAGTCGACTGTGTGAACAGAATAAAATCCTGCAGGAGTTTGAGCTCAGACTCAGCGGACTGAAGGAAGATAAG GATAAGCTGGAGTCTGTTCTGGATGTGTCTCACCAGCAGATGGAGAAGTACCGGGACCAGCCAGCTCATTCCGAGAAGATCGCCTACCAACAGCGCCTCCTTCAGGAGGACCTGGTCCACATTCGAGCAGACATGTCTAGAGTAGCGACG GAGATGGAGAGAGCATGGGAGGAGTACAGCAGAATGGAGCAGTCAGTGGAACAGCTGAGGAACGTTTTACAGGCTGAGATGAATACATGTCCTTCACCTCAG gAGAAGACTCAGTTGAGAAAGGAGCTCTGGGGAATAGAGGATGTGATCTCTGGACTCAGTTCCACCAAAGAAACCTTCAAAATCACTTTAGACTCTGTAAAAAACCCAG AGAGAAAACTTGTGCCTTCAATAACAGAATCGACAGTGCCTTCTCGGTGCATTACCCCAGCAGCAGATGAGGTGCGCTCACCCCAGCGCAGTCTTGCCTCCAGTCCATTATCACTGCCCCCGGACTATGAGTTTACCCTGCAGCATACAGTGCCAAAACTG GAAGATGATTATGCTCCACCCCGACCACCTTTGCCCCTTCTCTATGATGAGGACACACCCCCGGTTGTCCCTCCCCTTCCTAAAGAAACGTCAGTCATCCGACACACTTCAGTACGTGGCCTCAAGCGTCAGTCTGATGTGAGGAAACGTGACCGTGAAAGCAACTACAGCTACGTGAACGGAGATTGCAGG GGGGAGCTGAGATCCTACCTAAGTGAACCAGAGCTCCCTTGGATTGTTCATGGATCAGATCAAGTGGACCAAGGCTACCTGACTCTTCAAAGAAGAG GTTTGTCAGGCTCCTCCTCCAGAATAAATCAATCCAGCAATTTGACTTCCTGTTCAGTAAGAAGAGGAGATTCAGCGTTTCCCACAATG GAAAGACCAAAGAGTGCCTTGGAGCGTCTGTGTTCAGGTGAATCTCAGCCTGATGATCACCTGCCACAGAGAGCGAGGATGAGCGTGGAAGAGCAGCTGGAGAGGATGAAGAGGCACCAGAGAGCTTTAGTGCGCGAACGCAAACGTAACTTGAGTCAGGGCGAGCGACAGTCCATCGGCTCCCGCGCCTCCGGACGGCCCGTCGGCTCTGACCCAGGATCA GGCTGGgagaaagacatttatttgCAGCGAATAAAACACACAGTGCAGAGGCAGGAGAAACAGCGGCCAGCATCAGATGGATGGCTGATGGTTCGAGCCAGGCCAATGAAAGATGATGAATTGGAACCTGTGGATTATGAGTTTGACATTATCAGAGAG CTCTCTACACCACAGAAAGTGCCCATCCCAAAGAGACTTATGGACATGGATCTGGATGAAGACCTGAGTCAAGAGGAGAAAGAGGCTCGTTCTCGAAACGTAGCAAAGATAAAAAGTCTATTGGCTAGGTCGAG TGTGAAGTCGGTAGATGGAGAGCAAGTAGATTTCAGTGATCTGGATCATGCGCTTCAACAGCAGGAGAGGATCATGAGTGTACCTCTGGCTTTGGCCTCAGAGGCCTCCATCAAGAGGAAACAGGTTACGG CCAAAGCCGTGTCTGGGAACTGA
- the plekha7a gene encoding pleckstrin homology domain-containing family A member 7 isoform X7 gives MVKQPQTDARPSSTISEASTTVTSSTVDTNSGSKGSRSSGKVHSFGKRDHSIKRNPSVPVVVRGWLYKQDSSGMRLWKRKWFVLADFCLFYYKDSREESVLGSIPLPSYTISPVGTEDHISRKYAFKATHTGMRSYIYQRSSLIGSQAEHTGMRTYYFSADTQEDMNSWVRAMNQAALMQAQTVKREALDHTDQTDVSAKLGQRAVPQTNHINSYVIPEPEVIQSDVLPEVKPDTFVGEVESQVGPREMEQLRSKSPASKVGEVESQIPSRAPSRAVSTTPVILRNGTPLERNGTGGYQRGPTPSSQSPVKVQRNCTLEKVENWVKVQKDERRGGVFTDGTIPRRTPPVHPKYGTIEKYQSLPKTPQHSPPTTHRQFPSEYKYSHDRLNHLQRPVTHENTVWQLYEWQQRQQFRHGSPTAPIYTPAPDYSTAVSSTRLNSDVSRSVSVPPTLADIPPPGPPGVRMLSPRRPHTPAGRVTVKPLDDRPAVEVPPWNLPHRARSYKSATMERRSVPPSGYITHTISAPSLHGKTPEELTLLLIQLRRHQAMMAGVRNNALTHLQQLSREKADDTYMHLKKDLEYLDLKVSGNESLKARPTKPVKVAESDVDVTLSRLCEQNKILQEFELRLSGLKEDKDKLESVLDVSHQQMEKYRDQPAHSEKIAYQQRLLQEDLVHIRADMSRVATEMERAWEEYSRMEQSVEQLRNVLQAEMNTCPSPQEKTQLRKELWGIEDVISGLSSTKETFKITLDSVKNPERKLVPSITESTVPSRCITPAADEVRSPQRSLASSPLSLPPDYEFTLQHTVPKLEDDYAPPRPPLPLLYDEDTPPVVPPLPKETSVIRHTSVRGLKRQSDVRKRDRESNYSYVNGDCRGELRSYLSEPELPWIVHGSDQVDQGYLTLQRRGLSGSSSRINQSSNLTSCSVRRGDSAFPTMERPKSALERLCSGESQPDDHLPQRARMSVEEQLERMKRHQRALVRERKRNLSQGERQSIGSRASGRPVGSDPGSGWEKDIYLQRIKHTVQRQEKQRPASDGWLMVRARPMKDDELEPVDYEFDIIRELSTPQKVPIPKRLMDMDLDEDLSQEEKEARSRNVAKIKSLLARSSVKSVDGEQVDFSDLDHALQQQERIMSVPLALASEASIKRKQVTAKAVSGN, from the exons GGTTCCAGGTCCAGTGGAAAGGTCCATAGCTTTGGCAAACGGGACCATTCCATAAAGAGGAATCCCAGCGTTCCTGTTGTTGTAAGAGGATGGCTCTACAAACAG GACAGCTCTGGGATGCGACTGTGGAAGAGGAAATGGTTCGTTCTGGCAGATTTTTGCCTCTTCTACTACAAAG ACAGTCGTGAAGAGTCAGTGTTGGGGAGCATCCCTCTACCCAGTTATACCATCTCTCCTGTGGGAACTGAAGATCACATCAGCCGCAAATATGCCTTTAAG GCGACACACACAGGGATGCGCTCGTACATTTACCAACGCAGTTCTTTGATTGGCTCGCAGGCGGAGCACACTGGGATGAGGACCTACTATTTCAGTGCAGACACGCAGGAGGACATGAACAGCTGGGTCAGGGCTATGAACCAGGCTGCCCTGATGCAAGCACAGACAGTGAAGAG AGAGGCGTTGGATCATACAGATCAAACGGACGTTTCTGCCAAACTCGGTCAGAGGGCTGTTCCTCAGACCAATCACATCAACAGCTACGTGATCCCTGAACCTGAGGTCATCCAGAGCGACGTGCTGCCTGAGGTGAAGCCAGACACATTTGTGGGAGAGGTGGAGAGTCAGGTTGGCCCAAGAGAGATGGAGCAGTTGAGGTCTAAATCTCCAGCGAGCAAGGTAGGAGAGGTGGAATCCCAAATTCCTTCTCGTGCTCCGTCCAGGGCCGTCTCCACCACACCGGTCATACTGAGGAATGGAACGCCATTGGAACGGAACGGTACGGGAGGGTATCAGAGAGGGCCCACACCTTCTTCTCAATCTCCAGTAAAGGTACAGAGGAATTGCACTCTGGAGAAGGTGGAAAACTGGGTCAAAGTTCAGAAAGATGAGCGCAGGGG GGGTGTTTTTACCGATGGAACAATCCCACGCCGGACACCTCCCGTTCATCCAAAGTACGGCACAATAGAGAAGTACCAGTCTTTACCCAAAACCCCACAGCACAGCCCCCCCACAACCCACCGGCAGTTCCCCAGCGAATACAAATATTCCCACGACCGGCTTAACCACTTACAGCGGCCCGTGACGCATGAAAACACAGTTTGGCAACTCTACGAGTGGCAACAGCGCCAGCAGTTTCGCCACGGCAGCCCCACAGCCCCCATATACACTCCAGCTCCGGACTATTCCACCGCCGTGTCCTCCACCAGACTCAATTCAGACgtctctcgctctgtctctgTGCCCCCCACCCTGGCGGATATCCCTCCACCTGGACCTCCAGGGGTCCGGATGCTGTCCCCCCGCAGACCCCACACGCCCGCGGGACGTGTTACAGTCAAACCTCTGGACGACAGGCCGGCTGTGGAAGTGCCACCATGGAACTTACCTCACCGAGCACGCTCTTATAAG TCGGCAACAATGGAGAGACGATCAGTTCCACCGTCCGgctacatcacacacacaatcagtGCACCCAGCCTTCATGGAAAAACA CCGGAGGAGCTCACCCTTCTCCTCATCCAGTTGAGGAGACACCAGGCCATGATGGCGGGTGTGCGCAACAATGCGCTGACCCACCTCCAGCAGTTGTCTCGGGAGAAG GCAGATGACACATACATGCATTTGAAGAAGGACCTTGAATATTTAGATCTGAAG GTGAGCGGAAATGAGAGTCTGAAAGCACGGCCGACTAAACCGGTGAAGGTGGCGGAAAGTGATGTGGAT GTGACATTGAGTCGACTGTGTGAACAGAATAAAATCCTGCAGGAGTTTGAGCTCAGACTCAGCGGACTGAAGGAAGATAAG GATAAGCTGGAGTCTGTTCTGGATGTGTCTCACCAGCAGATGGAGAAGTACCGGGACCAGCCAGCTCATTCCGAGAAGATCGCCTACCAACAGCGCCTCCTTCAGGAGGACCTGGTCCACATTCGAGCAGACATGTCTAGAGTAGCGACG GAGATGGAGAGAGCATGGGAGGAGTACAGCAGAATGGAGCAGTCAGTGGAACAGCTGAGGAACGTTTTACAGGCTGAGATGAATACATGTCCTTCACCTCAG gAGAAGACTCAGTTGAGAAAGGAGCTCTGGGGAATAGAGGATGTGATCTCTGGACTCAGTTCCACCAAAGAAACCTTCAAAATCACTTTAGACTCTGTAAAAAACCCAG AGAGAAAACTTGTGCCTTCAATAACAGAATCGACAGTGCCTTCTCGGTGCATTACCCCAGCAGCAGATGAGGTGCGCTCACCCCAGCGCAGTCTTGCCTCCAGTCCATTATCACTGCCCCCGGACTATGAGTTTACCCTGCAGCATACAGTGCCAAAACTG GAAGATGATTATGCTCCACCCCGACCACCTTTGCCCCTTCTCTATGATGAGGACACACCCCCGGTTGTCCCTCCCCTTCCTAAAGAAACGTCAGTCATCCGACACACTTCAGTACGTGGCCTCAAGCGTCAGTCTGATGTGAGGAAACGTGACCGTGAAAGCAACTACAGCTACGTGAACGGAGATTGCAGG GGGGAGCTGAGATCCTACCTAAGTGAACCAGAGCTCCCTTGGATTGTTCATGGATCAGATCAAGTGGACCAAGGCTACCTGACTCTTCAAAGAAGAG GTTTGTCAGGCTCCTCCTCCAGAATAAATCAATCCAGCAATTTGACTTCCTGTTCAGTAAGAAGAGGAGATTCAGCGTTTCCCACAATG GAAAGACCAAAGAGTGCCTTGGAGCGTCTGTGTTCAGGTGAATCTCAGCCTGATGATCACCTGCCACAGAGAGCGAGGATGAGCGTGGAAGAGCAGCTGGAGAGGATGAAGAGGCACCAGAGAGCTTTAGTGCGCGAACGCAAACGTAACTTGAGTCAGGGCGAGCGACAGTCCATCGGCTCCCGCGCCTCCGGACGGCCCGTCGGCTCTGACCCAGGATCA GGCTGGgagaaagacatttatttgCAGCGAATAAAACACACAGTGCAGAGGCAGGAGAAACAGCGGCCAGCATCAGATGGATGGCTGATGGTTCGAGCCAGGCCAATGAAAGATGATGAATTGGAACCTGTGGATTATGAGTTTGACATTATCAGAGAG CTCTCTACACCACAGAAAGTGCCCATCCCAAAGAGACTTATGGACATGGATCTGGATGAAGACCTGAGTCAAGAGGAGAAAGAGGCTCGTTCTCGAAACGTAGCAAAGATAAAAAGTCTATTGGCTAGGTCGAG TGTGAAGTCGGTAGATGGAGAGCAAGTAGATTTCAGTGATCTGGATCATGCGCTTCAACAGCAGGAGAGGATCATGAGTGTACCTCTGGCTTTGGCCTCAGAGGCCTCCATCAAGAGGAAACAGGTTACGG CCAAAGCCGTGTCTGGGAACTGA